A region of Lycium barbarum isolate Lr01 chromosome 3, ASM1917538v2, whole genome shotgun sequence DNA encodes the following proteins:
- the LOC132630545 gene encoding probable glutathione S-transferase, with amino-acid sequence MAEVKLLGFWYSPFTHRVEWALKIKGVKYEYIEEDRNNKSSLLLQSNPVHKKTPVLIHNGKPIAESMVIVEYIDETFEGPPILPKDPYDRALARFWAKFLDDKTAAMVNTFLREGEEQEKGKEEVWEMLKILDNELKDKKFFVNDKFGFADVAANFMGLWLGLFQEGSGVVVVTSENFPNFCAWRDEYVNCSQVKKYLPPRDELLAFFKAFLSAASASASASTSAKK; translated from the exons ATGGCAGAAGTCAAGTTGCTAGGTTTTTGGTATAGCCCATTTACTCACAGAGTTGAGTGGGCTCTAAAGATTAAGGGAGTGAAATATGAATATATTGAAGAAGATCGAAATAACAAGAGCTCTCTACTTCTTCAATCAAATCCAGTTCATAAGAAAACCCCAGTGCTCATTCACAACGGAAAGCCCATTGCTGAGTCTATGGTAATTGTTGAATACATTGATGAGACATTTGAAGGCCCTCCCATCCTGCCGAAAGACCCTTATGACCGAGCTTTAGCTCGTTTCTGGGCTAAGTTCCTTGATGATAAG ACGGCAGCAATGGTGAATACTTTCTTACGCGAAGGTGAGGAGCAAGAAAAAGGTAAAGAGGAAGTTTGGGAGATGCTGAAAATTCTTGATAATGAGCTCAAGGATAAGAAATTCTTTGTGAATGACAAATTTGGGTTTGCTGATGTAGCTGCAAATTTTATGGGACTTTGGCTAGGATTATTTCAAGAAGGCTCTGGAGTTGTAGTAGTCACAAGTGaaaattttccaaatttttgtGCTTGGAGAGATGAGTATGTTAACTGCAGCCAAGTCAAGAAATATCTACCTCCAAGAGATGAGTTGCTTGCTTTTTTCAAAGCTTTTCTATCTGCAGCTTCTGCTTCTGCTTCTGCTTCTACTTCTGCTAAAAAATGA